From one Amaranthus tricolor cultivar Red isolate AtriRed21 chromosome 17, ASM2621246v1, whole genome shotgun sequence genomic stretch:
- the LOC130804684 gene encoding ribulose bisphosphate carboxylase small subunit, chloroplastic 3 produces the protein MASSLMSNAITAVAGASVAQANMVAPFNGLKSIASFPVTRKSNDITSIASNGGRVQCMQVWPPVGKKKFETLSYLPPLTEAQLLAQVQYLLNKGWIPCIEFELEHPFVYRENHRSPGYQDGRYWTMWKLPMYGCTDPVQVVNEVEETKKAYPSAFIRIIGFDNVRQVQCISFIAFKPAGY, from the exons atGGCGTCAAGCTTGATGAGCAACGCTATTACCGCTGTCGCCGGAGCTAGTGTTGCTCAGGCTAACATGGTGGCACCATTCAATGGTTTGAAGTCTATTGCAAGCTTCCCTGTTACTAGGAAGAGCAATGACATTACTTCTATTGCTAGTAACGGTGGAAGAGTCCAATGCATGCAG GTATGGCCCCCAGTTGGTAAGAAGAAGTTTGAGACCTTGTCTTACCTTCCACCTCTAACTGAGGCACAATTGTTGGCTCAAGTTCAATACCTTCTCAACAAGGGATGGATTCCTTGCATTGAATTTGAGTTGGAA CACCCATTTGTCTACCGTGAGAACCACAGGTCACCAGGATACCAAGATGGTCGCTACTGGACCATGTGGAAGTTGCCCATGTACGGATGCACTGACCCCGTCCAGGTGGTGAACGAGGTGGAGGAAACCAAGAAGGCTTACCCAAGCGCCTTCATTCGTATCATCGGATTCGATAATGTCCGTCAAGTGCAATGCATCAGTTTCATTGCCTTCAAGCCCGCCGGCTACTAA
- the LOC130804303 gene encoding ribulose bisphosphate carboxylase small subunit, chloroplastic 1 → MASSMLSNAAIAATAGAQARMVAPFNGLKSFVAFPVTKKSSKDFSSLPTNGGRVQCMQVWPPVGKKKFETLSYLPPLSDTQLLAQVQYLLNKGWIPCIEFELEHPFVYRENHRSPGYQDGRYWTMWKLPMYGCTDPVQVVNEVEEAKKAYPTAFIRIIGFDNIRQVQCVSFIAFKPASF, encoded by the exons ATGGCTTCCTCTATGCTTTCCAACGCCGCCATTGCGGCCACCGCCGGTGCTCAAGCTCGCATGGTGGCTCCCTTTAATGGATTGAAATCTTTTGTTGCTTTTCCTGTCACTAAGAAGTCTAGCAAAGACTTTTCTTCCCTTCCTACCAATGGTGGAAGAGTCCAATGCATGCAG GTATGGCCACCAGTTGGTAAGAAGAAGTTTGAGACCTTGTCTTACCTTCCACCTCTAAGTGACACACAATTGTTGGCTCAAGTTCAATACCTTCTCAACAAGGGATGGATTCCTTGCATTGAATTCGAGTTGGAA CACCCATTTGTTTACCGTGAGAACCACAGGTCACCAGGATATCAAGATGGACGTTACTGGACTATGTGGAAGTTGCCCATGTACGGGTGCACTGACCCTGTCCAGGTGGTGAATGAGGTCGAGGAAGCCAAGAAGGCTTACCCTACCGCCTTCATCAGAATCATTGGATTTGACAATATTCGTCAAGTGCAATGCGTTAGTTTCATTGCCTTCAAGCCTGCAAGCTTCTAa